Proteins found in one Mustela lutreola isolate mMusLut2 chromosome 10, mMusLut2.pri, whole genome shotgun sequence genomic segment:
- the LOC131809874 gene encoding L-lactate dehydrogenase A chain isoform X2: MATLKEQLIQNLLKEEHVPQNKITVVGVGAVGMACAISILMKDLADELALVDVMEDKLKGEMMDLQHGSLFLRTPKIVSGKDYNVTANSKLVIITAGARQQEGESRLNLVQRNVNIFKFIIPNVVKYSPNCKLLVVSNPVDILTYVAWKISGFPKNRVIGSGCNLDSARFRYLMGERLGVHPLSCHGWILGEHGDSSVPVWSGVNIAGVSLKNLHPDLGTDADKEQWKECRYTLGDPKGAAVLKFSNVPLPCLDYDRVLVGGCVHCPYYLICYLNNIKMA; this comes from the exons ATGGCAACTCTCAAAGAACAGCTGATACAGAATCTTCTTAAGGAAGAACATGTCCCCCAAAATAAGATTACAGTTGTTGGGGTTGGTGCTGTTGGCATGGCTTGTGCCATCAGTATCTTAATGAAGGACTTGGCAGATGAACTTGCTCTTGTTGATGTCATGGAAGACAAACTGAAGGGAGAAATGATGGATCTCCAGCATGGAAGCCTTTTCCTTAGAACACCAAAAATTGTCTCTGGCAAAGACTATAATGTGACCGCAAACTCCAAGTTGGTTATTATCACAGCTGGGGCACGTCAGCAAGAGGGAGAAAGCCGTCTTAATTTGGTCCAGCGTAACGTGAACATCTTTAAGTTCATCATTCCTAATGTTGTCAAATACAGCCCAAACTGCAAGTTGCTTGTTGTTTCCAATCCAGTGGATATCTTGACCTATGTGGCTTGGAAGATAAGTGGCTTTCCCAAAAACCGTGTTATTGGAAGTGGTTGCAATCTGGATTCAGCCCGGTTCCGTTACCTAATGGGGGAAAGGTTGGGAGTTCACCCGTTAAGCTGTCATGGGTGGATCCTCGGGGAGCATGGAGACTCCAGTGTGCCTGTATGGAGTGGAGTAAACATTGCTGGTGTGTCTCTGAAGAATCTGCACCCTGACTTAGGCACTGATGCAGATAAGGAACAGTGGAAAGAG TGCAGATACACTCTGGGGGATCCAAAAGGAGCTgcagttttaaagttttctaatgTACCACTTCCCTGTCTAGACTACGACAGGGTTTTAGTTGGAGGTTGTGTACATTGTCCTTATTATCTGATCTGTTACTTAAATAATATCAAAATGGcataa
- the LOC131809874 gene encoding L-lactate dehydrogenase A chain isoform X1 encodes MATLKEQLIQNLLKEEHVPQNKITVVGVGAVGMACAISILMKDLADELALVDVMEDKLKGEMMDLQHGSLFLRTPKIVSGKDYNVTANSKLVIITAGARQQEGESRLNLVQRNVNIFKFIIPNVVKYSPNCKLLVVSNPVDILTYVAWKISGFPKNRVIGSGCNLDSARFRYLMGERLGVHPLSCHGWILGEHGDSSVPVWSGVNIAGVSLKNLHPDLGTDADKEQWKEVHKQVVDSAYEVIKLKGYTSWAIGLSVADLAESIMKNLRRVHPISTMIKGLYGIKDDVFLSVPCILGQNGISDVVKVTLTTEEEARLKKSADTLWGIQKELQF; translated from the coding sequence ATGGCAACTCTCAAAGAACAGCTGATACAGAATCTTCTTAAGGAAGAACATGTCCCCCAAAATAAGATTACAGTTGTTGGGGTTGGTGCTGTTGGCATGGCTTGTGCCATCAGTATCTTAATGAAGGACTTGGCAGATGAACTTGCTCTTGTTGATGTCATGGAAGACAAACTGAAGGGAGAAATGATGGATCTCCAGCATGGAAGCCTTTTCCTTAGAACACCAAAAATTGTCTCTGGCAAAGACTATAATGTGACCGCAAACTCCAAGTTGGTTATTATCACAGCTGGGGCACGTCAGCAAGAGGGAGAAAGCCGTCTTAATTTGGTCCAGCGTAACGTGAACATCTTTAAGTTCATCATTCCTAATGTTGTCAAATACAGCCCAAACTGCAAGTTGCTTGTTGTTTCCAATCCAGTGGATATCTTGACCTATGTGGCTTGGAAGATAAGTGGCTTTCCCAAAAACCGTGTTATTGGAAGTGGTTGCAATCTGGATTCAGCCCGGTTCCGTTACCTAATGGGGGAAAGGTTGGGAGTTCACCCGTTAAGCTGTCATGGGTGGATCCTCGGGGAGCATGGAGACTCCAGTGTGCCTGTATGGAGTGGAGTAAACATTGCTGGTGTGTCTCTGAAGAATCTGCACCCTGACTTAGGCACTGATGCAGATAAGGAACAGTGGAAAGAGGTTCACAAACAGGTGGTTGACAGTGCCTATGAGGTGATCAAACTGAAAGGCTACACTTCCTGGGCCATTGGACTGTCTGTGGCAGATTTGGCAGAAAGTATAATGAAGAATCTTAGGCGGGTGCATCCAATTTCCACCATGATTAAGGGTCTTTATGGAATTAAAGATGATGTCTTCCTTAGTGTTCCTTGCATCTTGGGACAGAATGGAATTTCAGATGTTGTGAAGGTGACTCTAACTACTGAGGAAGAGGCCCGTTTGAAGAAGAGTGCAGATACACTCTGGGGGATCCAAAAGGAGCTgcagttttaa